A segment of the Ipomoea triloba cultivar NCNSP0323 chromosome 1, ASM357664v1 genome:
GACATTGAATGCGTGGCATCGAGTCTACATGTTATGTATGTTTAGAATGCAAATCAAATACTCACAGCTATGGAGATCGATAACGTAACGTTTTTACACTATATCTTAGATGGAGTCAATTATCTCGAATTAAAATACAAGGACAAGAATAATGCTTAAATATAACAAGAAAATCACGAAATCTGCTATCAAATGTTCAAAGATTACAATATTTAGTGTTTTAAGTGAGACCATACATGTattcaagaaaaacaaaaaaaaaaagtgagaccATACATATCCTAAACAAGACGGAGTAACTATTTATACAAAGTCATGTTTGAACAATGTCTTACACAAAGCCTTCCACTCCTACCGAGTGGAGCGAGTGATTGGAACAACCTTGGTTGGCATTTTATATTTGTAGCCAGCTcattttttactaaattagttaaaaaagaCTTTCCACTAATCCTGTtgcataaattaatttataatcaaATTCAAAAGCACATGAACTACGTACTTAACTTTTACTCTTTAATCCTGTCGTGGATTTATTGTTAATTACACTATCTATCTAGTGAAAATTTGAAAGTCTTGAGCACTgtatatttaattctttatttaattaaatgttagAGCTTAATATGATTATAATCTCAATTAGATACACTTTCTTATATTTCACTAAATAGTATAATATCTCATTGAGAATTTATCAAGGTCATTATATTCCTCAAACATTGTTCTCCCATAATGGCATATAGCATTTCTGTCtggaaaaaaatgatttttttttgaaacataaatgaatttaatttagtcaaaaaaaaatacattttcttcAACTACTTTAAATTCCGTCCTGCCCCGCACTTAAGCCCGTGGGTCTTGGCGGGGCCcgcaaatttgtaaatttaaataaagattaatataaaaaaggctaaagtgtcatctagcaccatgaactatatccaattattcatgccgcaccctgaactttcatatcgtatatattgagccgcaaaccaaaataaaaaattcacctagaacttttagcaggtttccaggtcttcttgctgacatggcgtctgatgtggcatttctcctAACCTTATggtgtccatgtaagcatttacatatttaaaattaaaaaaaaaacaaaattattatattaaaataaccagaattttattctctttattttcataatgtatacttttcaattttgcaattccaatgtttcaatttttttttcagaatttatatttttttggctaatttattgtttagtattttttcaattttccaaatttatagaaatgctaattttttttttgtttgtattttttgttttttttataaatatttttaatatgtaaatgcttacatggacaacataaggttaaaagaaatgccacatcacttgAAGACCTgtgccatgtcagcaggaagacctggaaacctgctaaaagttttaggtgaattttttattttggtttgcgactcgatatatacgatatgaaagttcagggtgtgGCATGAATAATTAGATATAGTTCATGGtcctagatgacactttagcctataaaaaaagataataagtgtatactaaaataatttagatattttaaacatattttaatgcatttgtaattttttaaacgCAATAATAACTAatcaataatcaaatacataatgtattaattctTAAGTCAATAACAAATCATCTATACTATTTTttgaacttatatatatatatatatatatatatatatatatattgtagcatttatttattttaataatctttttattatacatttgggGGTTTGGTGGCCCTTGCCGCCCTGCGAGTTAGACGGGTGACGGCTAAAAAGCCCGTCAAAATACGGGCACAAAATATCAAAGTCCGTCCCGCCTTTTTATGGGGCGAGAATGCGGGATGAGCTAACCCGACGGGCTAAGTCCACTTCTACGGCTCTAAttttcaattaacatattatgtacctataaatAACTGGAAAATACATAAGGTCTAATTTTAATTGAAGTAAAATGAGATAGAACTCAATGGTATTATATCGTTTTGTCATAGAGTATTATATTGGGAGAGTTGTATTGGTAtcacttattttaaaattagctATCTTTTCTTTGCCCTCACcgtctttcaataataataagtttaatatattagtaattataaatCTATGAAAAAAATGAGATTAACTCAACATTATatatccatttttaatttatcattAGTGCTCAATtgtagaaattaaacaaaataatttattgccAAGCAAGCCAGATATTCATGAAGATGGGCCTTGTTTCTCTTCCGACAACTTAAAAATCtcttttattaagttattttcaactacaaaatattttttacaaatttaatatttatgatttcttcattctaaaataatattatgttaaattatatattggagGAGACACCTTATATGACGATCGAAGGAGCGTAGTTAGTTCGTCGATCGATTTAAAAGTCATAGTTGAAAGTGATAAGTGACAATGTTGGAGTTATgatttatgaagattatgataTGATAGGTGAGCTGAGAtcttaagtttaaaaaaattatataaaattaaaaggattgggcctagaaaataatttaatttcctaaGGAGGAATCCAAAATTTCTCTCCATCTCGGCATTAGCATTAGTATTCTCTTTAACACCGTCAGTCCAGCTCCAGCACCGCACCGCAATATATTGTCACCACTATAACAGATCAACGGCCTGATCATATGCAAAACTTTGAGGTGAGCTTCTCTTGCTGTTCTCAACTTTCTGATTCTGATTTTTTCTTTCTGTGAATGTTTTATATGTTCGGTTCAAAGCAGTGTGTAGAAACCGCCATTGCTTTTTCACTCTGGCTCGGCACTACCGGACCCTCCTTAGGTCATGCGCTCGATACTTAGCTTTAGATGTAGGCCAGAGAGTTCACGCTGCAGCCATCACCTCAGGACTGTTGAATACTCCCAACGCATTCCTTCGGAATGCTGTACTCCACATGTATGCCGCGTGTGGGCGTGCACTTTCCGCGCGCAAGTTGTTCGACGAAATTCCCCTGTCCCAGAAGGACACCGTAGATTGGACTGTCTTGATGGGCAGTTATATTCGGGCAGGGTTGCCACTAAGCGCGCTCAAGCTATTTATAGATATGCGCAGGGAAATTGTTCCTGTTGATGAACTTACTATGGTTTCAGTGTTCAATGGGTGCGCAAAATTAGGTCACGATGGGGTTGGGGTTCAAGGACAtgcttttttaattaaaatagggTTGGACTTCTGTGTTAAAGCGTGCAATGCAATTATGGATATGTATGTGAAATGTGGATTAATTAATGAAACGAGAAAGGTTTTTGACGAGTTGAGAGAAAGGAGTGTTGTTTCTTGGACTATATTGTTGGAAGGCGTGGTAAGGATGGAAGGCTTGGAAATTGCTAGGTTAGTTTTTGATAAGATGCCGGAGAGAAATATTGTTGCTTGGACAATTATGATTGCAGGGTATGTTGAAAATGGGTTTACCATGGAGGCTTTTAGACTTTTAAGCATAATGCTTTTTGATTTAAGATTTGAGTTAAATTTTGTGTCACTTTGTTCGTGGTTATCAGCTTCTGCACAATCAGGGAATGTCATGATGGGTAAATGGGTGCATGTGTATTATCTGAAAAAGATAAACAGTGAATTGGATGCTATGATCTCAACGTCTTTGATTGATATGTATGCTAAATGTGGTAGGATTGATGATGCTTTTCGAGTTTTTGCAATGACACCTCAAAGGAATGTGATTACATGGAATGTTATGCTAAGTGGGCTGGCAATGCAAGGGAAGGGAAACACTTTGTTGGATATGTTTGGGGAAATGGTTAAAGATGTCAAACCAGATGATGTTACCTTCACAGCTGTGTTAAGTGCTTGTAGTCACTCGGGTTTAGTTGATCAAGGTAGGCACTTTTTCTATAATCTCGAACCTATGTATGGGATAAAACCCTCTATGGAACACTTCTCTTGCTTTGTAGATCTTTTGGGCCGGGCAGGATATCTTGAAGAAGCAAAATCTGTAATACAAAAGATGCCTATGCCCCCAAACGAGGTTGTGTTGGGATCACTTTTAGGGGCCTGCAGTGTACATAAAAACATTGACATGGGGGAATGCCTGATGAAGGAGCTGGTTCAAATGTATCCACACAATTCAGAGTATCACATTTTGCTTTCCAATATGTATGTCTTTGCTGGCAAGAGAGACAAGGCCAATTCACTTCGTGGAATTCTTAAGCATAGGGGTATTAGAAAAGTACCTGGTATTAGTTCTATATATGTAGGTGGTCATTGGTCAAATTCATCAGTTTAGTGCTGGTGACAAATCACACTATGAGGCTCATGAGATATACTTGATGCTGGATGAGATGATTCAATGGTTAAAGTTGGCGAGTTATGTACCCAATGTTGCCTGCCAAACATTTTCCAGTTGTAATGGTGGAGAGGAGTATGCAAATGAGTGGAGGAGAAGGAGCAAGCATTGTTCTTCCACAGTGaaaaacttgtttttttttggtctcaTGAGCACAAGGGCTAGAACACCTCTTTACATTTTCAAAAATCTAAGAATATGCCAAGATTGCCATTCGGCTATGAAGATTGCTTCAAAAGTTTATGATCGTAAAATTGTTATTAGAGACCGTAATCACTTCCACTGTTTTGAGTTAGGCTCATGTTCTTGTTTAGATTACTGGTAGCTGAACCTCTTGACAGTATTAGCTCTagttattcctttttttttttttccttatatatataattactgaGAGTGATAACTCTTGCTTTAGATAAGCTTTCTGTAAAACTAGTCTGTTGTATGATTGTGCTGAAGTTTTTATAGAATGACAATGCAATGACAAGACTTTTAATTTCAATGGCAATGCAATGAGAATTGAAACTTGTTAGGTGTTTTTCTTGCTTAGTTGGTACCGCTTGTTGTAATTGTATAGCACCCTGTTTGTGGCCTTTAATTATACTGCGTATCTTTATTCATAGAGAATGGAATTCTATTTTTCGGTACTTATCTCATGTTGTTTATAGCATTAAGGTATACCTGCTTTAACCATACATGGTGCTTTCGagacacaaacacacacacacacacacacacacacataccaGCTAGTATTTTAGATTAGTATGCCTACAAACACTAGATGATGAatttttggtttgtttgtttttgttttgttttttgttttttgttttttgtttttttattttttttaaatattttaatgtgTTATGCCTCCTTTTGAAATCAACACTCAAAAGTTTGTCTGCATTTGGTCATTATAGTCTTTATTAGCAACATGATCAATTAGGATACGCAATGGAAGACAACTGTAGTCATATTGTTGTTACACCTGAAGGAACCAAATATCACTTGTCATGTAGTCTTTATTAATCCATGCATGGTCAAAATGTAATTGTAAATAACTCTCATGAAGTCCTTAACGTTGCAAAAGCTTGCCTTGAATTACAAATCAGTTTTTGTAACTAAGGTGAATTAGAATTACCTTCCAAAAAAAGGGTATTGAGACTTCAAATTTTCCTAGAATGATTGAGGAGTTAATTGTCCAGTTTCATTCTGGAAAGACCAGCCTTCTTGAAAGTGTACTTTTTAGATCATTTTAACGGCaattcatttttcttcatttatcTTGATGATGAAATCTCTTAACTTTATAATTTCTGCATTGGagt
Coding sequences within it:
- the LOC116012823 gene encoding LOW QUALITY PROTEIN: pentatricopeptide repeat-containing protein At5g15340, mitochondrial-like (The sequence of the model RefSeq protein was modified relative to this genomic sequence to represent the inferred CDS: inserted 3 bases in 2 codons; deleted 1 base in 1 codon) is translated as MASDVAFLLTLWCPLCRNRHCFFTLARHYRTLLRSCARYLALDVGQRVHAAAITSGLLNTPNAFLRNAVLHMYAACGRALSARKLFDEIPLSQKDTVDWTVLMGSYIRAGLPLSALKLFIDMRREIVPVDELTMVSVFNGCAKLGHDGVGVQGHAFLIKIGLDFCVKACNAIMDMYVKCGLINETRKVFDELRERSVVSWTILLEGVVRMEGLEIARLVFDKMPERNIVAWTIMIAGYVENGFTMEAFRLLSIMLFDLRFELNFVSLCSWLSASAQSGNVMMGKWVHVYYLKKINSELDAMISTSLIDMYAKCGRIDDAFRVFAMTPQRNVITWNVMLSGLAMQGKGNTLLDMFGEMVKDVKPDDVTFTAVLSACSHSGLVDQGRHFFYNLEPMYGIKPSMEHFSCFVDLLGRAGYLEEAKSVIQKMPMPPNEVVLGSLLGACSVHKNIDMGECLMKELVQMYPHNSEYHILLSNMYVFAGKRDKANSLRGILKHRGIRKVPGISSIYVGGHGQIHQFSAGDKSHYEAHEIYLMLDEMIQWLKLASYVPNVACQTFSSCNGGEEYANEXEEKEQALFFHSEKLVFXFGLMSTRARTPLYIFKNLRICQDCHSAMKIASKVYDRKIVIRDRNHFHCFELGSCSCLDYW